The region CACGGGAGAAGTAGATGATACCTTCTTCGGTAATCTCTCTTTCCCCGATACGGGTCCTGATTATTTTTTTTCTTTCTTTTGCCATAACTCGGTCGCAGCAAGAAGGTCCTGCTCTGTGTTTTCAAGCGCCAAACGGTTCTGTTCTTTAATCTTGAGGTAAACCTCTTCCCTGTAGACAGTAGTCTCAGCCGGTATTTCAAGGCCCAGCTTAACTTGGCGGCCTTGCACACTTAATACCGTGATCTTTATGTTGTCATCCAGGTATAGGGCTTCCCCCGGTCTCCGGGTCAAAATAAGCATATCAATATGTGTGTAAATAATCCTTTTGGATCGTTTCTGCTTTGTTTAAAAACACACCCCACTGTGGAGCGAATTTTCAGCACTGAGATTGTCTTAGCTCAAGAAAGCCCATACGGGCAAGCACAACTATCTACATTTAATAAAATTATACATAATTAAGCAGATTCATCTTCATGATC is a window of Desulfovibrio sp. JC010 DNA encoding:
- the csrA gene encoding carbon storage regulator CsrA, with protein sequence MLILTRRPGEALYLDDNIKITVLSVQGRQVKLGLEIPAETTVYREEVYLKIKEQNRLALENTEQDLLAATELWQKKEKK